In the Heteronotia binoei isolate CCM8104 ecotype False Entrance Well unplaced genomic scaffold, APGP_CSIRO_Hbin_v1 ptg001569l, whole genome shotgun sequence genome, agattcagagtggagggcagaacataaacccaatatcttcttctttggctGTTGACTATCCATTCAGCTTTTATCCCCGCTGTTTCCCTTCTTCCTCCAGCCTCACTCTCCGTGTCGCTGCCCCTCCAGCCTCCTTCCCGAGACCTTTGCAGCAGGgtcccagccccagccagcctccCAGGCCCCCCTCTCCATCAGCCCCACacgtactcccccccccccagaaaacccCACACCTGGATCAGGTAGAGCTTGTCATCCCAGCTGAAGGCGGCATCCACCTTGCCCTGCAGGTCGTGCCAGGTGTGGTTCAGAGCCCAGGCGTGCCAGCCGTCCCTGTGGGAGTCCACGCGGAAGTACAGCCCCtctgggaagaggaagaagagagagaggccTCCAGCCACCTGCCCCCCCCAGCTCTGCCCAGGCCCACCACGTCTGAGAGAAGAGCCGCGGGGAAGCTCCCTCCCCACACGCCTTTGGGCTGGAGAAAATGCtgcagaccgcccccccccccagcagggcaGCCTCTCCCTCCCAGCACCCAGGGCCGGATcttggggggcagaggggggtacttgccccgggcgctgacgggggggagccaaattgggtatggagcccattgtattctatggaaccatgAAATAGAATGGCCCGTAAGGGGCCgccattttttttatttgcccccccaaaaaaccatgtagatccggtcctgccggcacagcccccccccccgcggttGCTCTCTGTGCCAGGGCAGGCGTCGCTCGGCCACTCACCCCGGAAGGCGTAGATGCGGCCAGAGTCATCCGAGGAGAAGGCCTGGAAAGGCTGCCCGCTGCAGCGGTCATAGGTGGTGTTCCTCCGGGCATCCTGGCCGTGGCCTGGCAGAGGCAGAGAGGTGCTCCAGGCACAGACCTttcccaccgccccccccccaccaggggcCACGCTCCGCTCCCCGGCCACAAGGCGCTTGCTCCTTCTGAGAACGGGGGACCCGTGTGGGTCAGACCCAGGCAGCAGCTGCGTCTAGAGAGAGCCAGGTGGGTTGCCCCACCCCGTGTTGGTTtgggcaaagtttgagtccaaagtTTGGCTCAGAATGAAATGTTCTTGGAGGCCAAGAACATTTCATTCTGAGccaaagctttcatgtgcaagcacacggTCAGATACAGGAGCTGAGGAGCTGTGCCTGCACACACCTTGTGgagccagcacccccccccccccccacagcgacAGCAGCAGGCAGGGTGCCTCACCTCTCCCCGGGCAGCGCATGAAGTAGTCCCTAGCGTCCAGTGGGTAGCGGGGGGGCACCGTGCCAGTGATGGGGTCAAAGCGCAGGAAACGGATGCCCTGGAAGCAGTAATAGCGCTCTATCCAGCGCAGAGCGGCAGAGCAGCTGGCCACCGCCGGCCACGCCCGCTTCTTCAGCACCCCCGTCTGCAGGTCGTAGGAGAGGACCTGAGGGCCTGCAGAAGGCGAGTGGGGGTCAAGCCAGCCAAGGGCAtgatgaatccccccccccatcgctGTCTCCCCCTCTCCTGGGTTTTTGGCCAGGGGAAGGGAGCTGGGACTCTGAAGGCACCCTGGAAAGGGTAGAGGTTGGCCAGGCAAGGAGGAGTCTTCCATTCTACCTGTGCAGCCAGGTAGATATATTGGAGGGGGGGCTGGGCAGTGCACCCCAGGCTCATAGCCAGGCTGAGGAAGATCTCCCAGACCACCCACCCCCTGTTGTCAGCATTTCCCTTCTAGCCACAGGCTGAGTCCAAGGGGGGACTGCATTCCTGACAGGCCACGCCCCCCCAGGACCTCTCCCAGCCAGGGCAGGAGACCATTGGCCACAGAGGGGGCATCAAGATCCAccttcagcccccacccccacccccgagagCAGAGGAGGAACGAGGGTGGCCAGCTGCGTGTAGTaaggaagtgtgcagactcttaactgggagaaccaggtttgattccccactcctccacttgcacctgctagcatggccttgggtcacccagagctctctcatctgggagaaccgggtttgattccccactcctcttgcacctgctggaatggccttgggtcagccagagctctcttatctgggagaaccgggtttgattccccactggactgaatgctggactcgatgggtcagccatagctctgacagaggttgtccttgaaagggcagctgctgtgagagccctctccagccccatccacctcacagggtgtctgttgtgggggaggaaggtaaaggagattgtgagccgctctgagactcttcggagtggagggcgggatataaatccagtatcttcatctacctcacagggtgtctgttgtgggggaggaagggaaaggagattgtgagccgctctgagactcttcggagtggagggtgggatataaatccactatcttcatctacctcacagggtgtctgttgtgggggaggaagctaaaggagattgtgagccgctctgagactctccggaatggaaggcgggatataaatccaatatcttcatctacctcacagggtgtctgttgaggggaggaagggaaaggagattgtgagccgctctgagactcttcggagtggagggcgggatataaatccatatcttcatctacctcatagggtgtctgttgtgggggaggaagggaaaggagattgtgagccgctctgagactcttgggagtggagggcgggatatacatccaatatcttcatctaccttacagggtgtctgttggggggggagaaggtaaaggagattgtgagccgctctgagactcttcggagtggagggcaggatataaatccatgtcttcatctacctctcagggtgtctgttgggggggggagaaggtaaaggagattgtgagccgctctgagactcttcggagtggagggcgggatataaatccaatatcttcatctacctcacagggtgtctgttgtgggggaggaaggtaaaggggattgtgagccgctctgagactcttcagagtggagggcaggatataaatccaatatcttcatctacctcacagggtgtctgttgtgggggaggaagggaaaggagattgtgagccgctctgagactcttgggagtggagggcagaatatgaatccaatatcttcttcttcttcttcctgcctaGCCACTACTTGCAGTGCCCCCTGCTGGCCATCTGTAGGGTGGAGCTGCAGAAATCCCCCCACAGCCACAGCAGTGCCCTCTGGCCAGAGCCCAGCCCCACCTGGTGCCTTGCAGTCCTCCCCTCCTTCTCACCTTTAAAGAAGAGGACCGTCTCCGCTGCACATTCCTTTGGGTGGCACTCCACAGCCGCATCCAGGTCGCTGGGTACCCCTTGAAACTCTTCCGCGATGAGGCGGGGGTAGCCGTCCCTCAGCTGGCCGTGGGCATACGCCCAAACCCGCTTACCCTGCCAGACCACCAGCAGTCAGCACGTATCCGGCCACCCAGCCACAAGGGAACAGCCCAGGCCCACAGCTAACCGGGGGCCcacagggcctggccccctgacagttttggggaGCCCCctcaccccaggctgcccctctcttctgtgcaatttaaattgagtgggaggggcacccaggagcagctgctgcccctcccatgccattgaAAGGGCCCACAAACCAGCTGAGGTCACCAGCCGCCTGAATGATTTATACGGCCCCCTCCCCTCACGGCTCCTAGCTACGGGGCTGGGACAGCCCCCACCTCACCTTCCCCCCAGGGAGCCAAGCCTCAGCCCCACCTTCTCATGTGACCTTGCTGCTGGCGAGTTGCCACCCCCCCTTCTCCTGGCTAGCTGCCCCAAggagtcccccccacacacacaagagaGGGGCCAAAGAGGCCCGCTGACCTGGAAGAGGTAGACGCTGTCATGGGCATCCCGGCGGGCCAGGTGGTGAATCCGCAGGGCTGCATCGACGGGGCCCTGGATCTGAGGCCAGGAAGCGTTGATGGGCTCGGCTGGGCTGTTGAACCCTTTCCAGACAAGGCCCCcttgggagagagagggggaaaggaggaggggccCAGCGCCCGGGCTGTGCCAAGGGCCAcctgccctcccctcctccccctccaggcaTCTTGACTcaggaacaaccccccccccccctgagctcAAGAGGGCAGTCACAGGGCCTCGGGGGTGGGCACCCTCAGCACAGGCCTGCTCAAGCCCTGGGCACAaactcccaccaccacccccatagGGGCGGGGCACCTGCACTGGAGGAGGGCCAGAGGATAagagcccccctccctctctctctctttaccttTGAAGAACAGCATGGTCCCCGCCTCATCCAGGGTGGCAGCATCAAATCCCCCCTCATCTGCGCAGCGCTGCAAGAGGTCTGGAAGCAGGCAGAGGGTCAGGATCAGGATCCCATCCCGAgaaccccttcccccccaccccccaaacccctCCGCCGTCCCCCCAGGGGAGACCGggcagatcataagaacataagagaagccatgttagatcaggccaatggcccatccagtccaacattttgtgtcacacagcagccaaatatatatatatatatatatatatatatatatacacacacacacacacacacacacacacacacacacacactgtggctaattgccactgatggacctgcaaACATTTAAAGATCTGGGGCAGTCAGCACGGATCTGTCCCCAACAGGCCCCACCAGGCCAAACTCAGTTCCCTTTTTTTTCAGTTGACAATTTTTATTGAACTTTTTTTAACCTTGATATAACAGTCCTTTAAACCTTGAAAGTTACAGAACAGAGGATTTAGTATAGTAAGAGGTATGCATGTCTAATGGATagaatttaaacattaaaatttgcAGTATTTTGTGTAAACAGTAGGGTGAA is a window encoding:
- the HPX gene encoding hemopexin, whose translation is MLLGSALCLAWTVALGVSYPAAKDREGNHTTTWHHLGPAGPLNDTDLLQRCADEGGFDAATLDEAGTMLFFKGGLVWKGFNSPAEPINASWPQIQGPVDAALRIHHLARRDAHDSVYLFQGKRVWAYAHGQLRDGYPRLIAEEFQGVPSDLDAAVECHPKECAAETVLFFKGPQVLSYDLQTGVLKKRAWPAVASCSAALRWIERYYCFQGIRFLRFDPITGTVPPRYPLDARDYFMRCPGRGHGQDARRNTTYDRCSGQPFQAFSSDDSGRIYAFREGLYFRVDSHRDGWHAWALNHTWHDLQGKVDAAFSWDDKLYLIQGSQVTIYRSKGGYSRVEGYPRPLREELGITDGVDAAFTCPHSKDLYLIQGGALRQVDLELRSPGPAGPIPHAQVDGALCTSDGVRLFHGSRFYHYASVKELQEAARPAGAQDTAAGFLKCPPPAAGGSHAPHGPPRRPAHTLIRLQ